From the Neoarius graeffei isolate fNeoGra1 chromosome 1, fNeoGra1.pri, whole genome shotgun sequence genome, one window contains:
- the cth1 gene encoding cysteine three histidine 1 — protein MFETSQDDHLLFPSEGSDASFPAESLASGGQSLAEALLPLVESPSPPLNPWLCSTRYKTELCSRYAESGTCKYAERCQFAHGLHDLHVPSRHPKYKTELCRSFHTAGYCTYGSRCLFVHSLKEQRPVRHRRRIVPCRTYRAFGVCPFGTRCHFLHVEGGSESDCADEKTWHSRSSEWKPRGALCRTFSAFGFCLYGTRCRFQHGLPNTIKGHKMSQALSSLQVPGRVLSPASDMQSSPSSSESSSPQSLLASAVFPDGSGPVTPLSAEVMANNAFTFSSQHLNDLLLPLAFRLQQMEQVSNLSAGMLDQPLLP, from the exons ATGTTTGAG ACCAGCCAAGATGACCACCTGCTGTTTCCCTCAGAGGGTAGTGATGCCTCTTTCCCAGCAGAAAGCTTGGCTAGTGGGGGTCAGTCTCTGGCTGAGGCCTTGCTTCCTTTGGTTGAGTCTCCCTCGCCTCCTCTTAACCCCTGGCTGTGCTCCACCCGCTACAAGACCGAGCTGTGCAGCCGCTATGCTGAAAGTGGTACCTGCAAGTATGCAGAGCGTTGCCAATTTGCTCATGGTCTGCATGACCTCCATGTGCCTTCCCGCCATCCCAAGTACAAGACTGAGCTGTGTCGCTCCTTCCACACAGCTGGCTACTGTACGTATGGAAGCCGCTGCCTCTTTGTGCACAGCCTGAAGGAGCAAAGGCCAGTTCGGCACAGACGTCGCATTGTACCTTGCCGTACATACCGTGCCTTTGGTGTTTGCCCCTTTGGCACACGCTGCCACTTCCTCCATGTTGAGGGTGGATCGGAGTCAGATTGTGCTGATGAGAAGACCTGGCATTCCCGTTCCAGTGAATGGAAACCCCGTGGTGCCCTCTGCCGTACTTTCAGTGCTTTTGGCTTTTGCCTGTATGGCACCCGCTGCCGATTCCAGCATGGCCTTCCCAATACAATAAAGGGCCACAAGATGAGCCAGGCCCTCTCTTCACTACAAGTGCCTGGTAGAGTCCTCTCTCCTGCCTCAGATATGCAATCCTCTCCATCTTCCTCTGAATCCTCATCACCTCAGTCCTTGCTGGCCTCAGCTGTGTTCCCTGATGGCTCTGGTCCAGTCACACCCCTGTCTGCAGAAGTGATGGCTAATAATGCTTTCACCTTCAGTAGCCAGCACCTGAATGACCTCTTGCTGCCACTGGCCTTCAGGCTCCAGCAGATGGAACAAGTTTCTAATCTAAGTGCTGGCATGCTGGACCAACCACTGCTGCCATAA